A region of Streptomyces halobius DNA encodes the following proteins:
- a CDS encoding phage adaptor protein, whose translation MPTFDQLVTRVRQQLRGYTKDQEALGELAVAMTSGDTSFTVDTDTVDNLSRGLVEIDDELILVKTFDRTTGVVSVMGLANGRGAEGTTAAAHAVNSLVTSSPAYPRARVKEAINDTILALYPDLVVFDTTELTRVAVQFEYELPADVADVWYVTGELIGPTKVWQPLPNWRFNPRAATSDFPTGKSLQQLDGVVPGQKVRVVYAKEPTVLSAGADDFATVTGFPDRVSDVVVWGTCARLLPAAESARLQQQAIEATERAVLVPPQSAVKTAQYYQALYYQRLEEERRRMFHDIPNFATFQGS comes from the coding sequence ATGCCTACTTTCGATCAACTCGTCACGCGCGTGCGTCAGCAGCTCCGGGGCTACACCAAGGACCAGGAGGCCCTTGGTGAGCTGGCTGTTGCCATGACCTCCGGCGACACCTCGTTCACGGTGGACACCGACACGGTGGACAACCTCAGCCGTGGCCTGGTGGAGATCGACGATGAGCTGATCCTGGTCAAGACCTTCGACCGGACCACGGGCGTGGTCTCGGTGATGGGCCTGGCCAACGGCCGCGGAGCGGAGGGCACCACGGCCGCGGCGCACGCCGTGAACTCTCTGGTGACCTCCTCGCCGGCCTATCCCCGGGCGCGGGTCAAGGAGGCCATCAACGACACGATCCTGGCCCTGTATCCGGATCTGGTCGTCTTCGACACCACCGAACTGACGCGGGTCGCGGTGCAGTTCGAGTACGAACTGCCCGCCGACGTGGCGGACGTCTGGTACGTCACCGGCGAGCTGATCGGCCCGACCAAGGTCTGGCAGCCGCTGCCGAACTGGCGGTTCAACCCCAGGGCCGCCACGAGCGACTTCCCTACCGGCAAGAGCCTTCAACAGCTCGACGGCGTGGTCCCAGGCCAGAAGGTCCGGGTCGTCTACGCCAAGGAGCCGACCGTGCTCAGCGCCGGAGCTGACGACTTCGCGACCGTGACCGGCTTCCCGGACCGGGTCAGCGATGTCGTGGTGTGGGGCACCTGCGCCCGCCTGCTGCCCGCGGCCGAGTCGGCCCGGCTCCAGCAGCAGGCCATCGAGGCCACCGAGCGGGCGGTTCTGGTGCCGCCGCAGTCGGCGGTCAAGACGGCCCAGTACTACCAGGCGCTGTACTACCAGCGCCTGGAGGAGGAGCGGCGGCGCATGTTCCACGACATTCCGAACTTCGCGACCTTCCAGGGGTCCTGA